Part of the Marinobacterium rhizophilum genome is shown below.
TGGCGGGGCTCGATGATTACCCGTGCCTGATCTTTGGAATCTCTACCTGGGACTTTGGCGAACAGCAGCTGGACTGGCAGGATCTGTGGCCGGCGCTGGATTCACTGGACCTGCACGGGCGTCGCTGCGCGCTCTTCGGGCTGGGAGACCAGCTGGGGTATGGCGACTGGTACCTGGATGCCATGGGATTGCTGCACCAGCGCCTGCAGGCCGCCGGTGCCTGTATCGTCGGCGCCTGGCCCAATAGCGCAGACTATGACTTTAATGCCTCGCTGGCGCTGAATGACAGGGGGGACTGTTTTGTCGGCCTGGCGCTGGATGAGGACAGCCAGCGCAGTGACACCGATCAGAGGCTTGCCTGCTGGCTGCCTCAGGTACTGGCGGCGTTCGGGCTGTCGGGCTGAGGGCGCCTGGTGCACAGGGCGTACCAGAGCAGTCCCGTCGCCGGGACCAGGCAGGCAACGCCGAAGGCGACCCGGTAGGCCATGGCCGGATACTGGCCGGTAGCGCTGGCGGGCCACAGCTGCACAATGCCGCCCAGGCCCCACTGCATCACAAAGGCGCCGACGAAGATCCCCAGGTTCAGGCTGGTGCTGACCCGGCCGCTCTGGCTGGGCGGGAACTGCTGGGCCAGGCCGGCGAACATCAGCGTGCCCGAAGTGCCGAAAAAACCCAGCAGCCCCCACAGCAGCAGGCTGGGGGTGCCGCTGTCGAATTGCAACAGTACCAGCAGGCAGACAAAAGCAGCAATGCCGCCCAGGCTCAGCTGGCGCGGGGCCAGGCCCAGGTGCTGCACGCGGTCGGCGATCAGCCCCATCAGCAGGAAACCGGCCACCATCCCGGCGGCGCAGACGAACAGCACATCGGCGGCAGCGGCGTCGGACAGCCCCATCACATCCCGTAGCCAGGCGCCGACCCAGAGTGACTGCAGGGCGATAAAACTGGCCTGGGACAGTACGCTGGCCGGCGCAACGCGGTAAAAGCGTGGGTCGAGCATGACCTGTATCACCGAGAGTTTCGCCACGGCCTCGCTGACGGCCGCGGGGACGCCCGGCCTTTTGGGGACCAGCAACCAAAGCAGCAGCGAAGCCAGCAGGCACAGCAGTGCCATGCCGAGAAAGAGGCCGCGCCAGTCGGTGATGCCCAGCAGCCATTCCACCGGAGAGGTCGCCGCCAGGGCGCCGAGCCCGCCACAGGCCAGCTGCAGACCGTTCACCAGCGGCAGACGGGCCGCCGGCAGCCAGATGACATAGGCCTTGAACGCCGCCATCAGGCAGGCCGACACACCGATGCCGATCAGCCCCCGCCCCACCAGCAGTCCCAGGGCCGAATCGGCCAGGGCGAACACCAGGCTGCCGGTGGCAGCAAACAGCAGCAGGACGGCGGCAAGCTTGCGCACCTCGATGCGATCGAGCAGCACGCCCAGGGGAATCTGGCAGGCGGCGAAAGTGAGAAAGTAGCTGCTGGATATCAGCCCCAGGGTGGCGGCATCCAGCTGCAGATCCGCGGTGAGCGCCGGCGCCACCACCGCGCTGATCACGCGGAACAGGTAGGACAGGAAATAGCCCAGGGCGAAAGGCAGGAACAGTCGCAGCAGTGTGTTCATCAGATTCCGCTTAGCCAGAGGTGACAGAGTACGCTCAGGGCATAGCCCAGGGCGATGGCCCAGGCCCAGCGCAGGTGACTCATGAAGGTGTAAACACCGTGGGCCTGGCCCATCAGGGCGATGCCGGCCGCCGAACCGATGGAGAGCAGCGAGCCGCCCACGCCGGCGGTGAGGGTCACCAGCAGCCACTGGTCCATGTTCATTTCCGGCGCCATGCGCAGTACCGCCAGCATGACGGGAATATTGTCGATAACCGCCGACAGTACGCCGACGGCGATATTGGCCAGGGTGGGGCCCAGGGTGCCATAGACATGCTCCGAGGCCAGGCTCAGGTAGCCCAGCTGCGCCAGCCCGCCCACCGCCAGCACCACTCCGTAAAAAAACATCAGGGTATCCCAGGATGCGCGTTCCACCACATGGAAGATATCGAACCGCCGTACCACGTCGGTGTGGTCGCCCTGGGTGGGCTCCATGTCGGTGATGTTTTCCGCCTGGTATTGGCTCAGGTGGCCGGTGTCGCGCAGGGCAGGTTCCCGCCGGGCCAGCCGGTAACCGTAGAGTTTCAGTACGCCAAGGCCGGTCATCATGCCCAGCGCCGGGCTCATGTTGAGGCGGCTGTTGATCAGGACCGAGCAGACAATGGTGCCCAGGAAAATGCCGATGATGGGCAGGGCGCCCTGACGCATCTGTACGTTAGCGTGCAGGTTCGATGCCGGCGGCGACTGCTCGACGGCCCGGTACATCAGCAGGGCCGGCACCAGCCAGTTGACCAGCGAGGGCAGGAACAGGTGGCCAAACTCGGAGAAGGGCACGAGGCCTTCCTGCCACACCATCAGGGTGGTGATATCGCCGAAGGGGCTGAAGGCGCCGCCGGCATTGGCGGCAATCACGATATTGATGCTGCCCACGGTAACAAACTGGCGGTTGCCGTTGCCCACCGCCAGCACCACGGCCCCCATCAGCAGGGCGGTGGACAGGTTGTCGGCCACCGGCGAGAGCACGAAGGCCAGGGCGCCGGTAATCCAGTACACCTGGCGCAGGCTGAACTGGCGCACAATCAGCCAGGTGCGCAGAGCCCCGAAGACCTGGCGTTCCTCCAGGGTGGTGACAAAGGTCATGGCTGCCAGCAGGAAGAGGAACATTTCGGCGTATTCGAGGATGTTGTGCTGCAGCGCGGGCCCGGCGGTTTCGGTATCGCCGTGCACGGCATAGGCGATACCGGTGAGCAGCCAGATCAGGCCGGCGGCGACGATCATGGGTTTGGATTTGCGCAACAGGAAAAACTCTTCGCCGATGACGAAGATGTAGGCCAGCACGAAAATCAGGATGGCCACTACACCGTAGAGGCTGGTGGTCAGGTCCGGGACCGTGCCCTGGGCGCTGGTGGCGGCCAGCGCCGGTGCGGTGCCCAGCAGGCCGCACAGGCACAATACAATGGAAAGCCCGGCGATCGGGTAGCGGGCCGGTGTCGCGGTCCGAGGGGAAAAGAGAGTGGCGCAGGAGGCTGAAAGTCTGGGTTTCTGTCCGTTGCTCGATCCCATCTGGCGCTCCCCTCCGTTGGCCTCTGTTGCCCAGAGTATACTTCCAAATTAAGCAGTTAGCTGCGCATACCTGCCCCCACGAGCCGGGCGGAACGCGATTTTCCGGTCGCACAGGCTGGGCTTTCTGGGTGCCCTGGTACACAGGCAGGGGCGCTTTTGGCGGGCTGGCGGCCCGGGCTTTTGGGCCTTTGGGTCAATGAGGCAGCCGCCGGCGGTAAAGATCATTTAAAGCCACCGTCGGATCGGTTAAAATACCGCCCTTTTCTAATCTGCGAGTATCGAACGCAAGCGATGGAAATCAACCCGATCATCAACGCCCTGAAGGATATCGGCGAGCGCGCCGGCTCCCTGCGTGTTTATCTCGACTACGACGTCAAGAAAGAACGTCTGGAAGAGGTGTCGCGCGAACTTGAATCTGCCTCTGTGTGGGATGATCCTGCCAACGCCCAGAAGCTGGGGCGCGAGCGTGCCCAGCTCGAAGACGTGGTAGAGACCCTGGATGCGCTGGAGAGTGGTTCCACCGATGCCCGCGAACTGCTGGACATGGCCGTCGAGGAAGACGACGAAGACACTGTGGCCGAGGTCGAGAAGGAAGTCGCTGCGCTGGTGGCGCGCCTGGAAACCCTCGAGTTCCGCCGCATGTTCTCCGGCGAAGCCGACATGAACAATGCCTTTCTGGATATCCAGTCCGGCTCCGGCGGCACCGAGGCGCAGGACTGGGCCAACATCATGCTGCGCATGTTCCTGCGCTGGGGTGAAGACAAGGGCTTCAAGACCGAGCTGGTGGAAGTCTCCGAAGGTGAAGTGGCCGGTATCAAGAGTGCCACCATCCGCTTCGAA
Proteins encoded:
- a CDS encoding flavodoxin, whose amino-acid sequence is MVAPIGLFYGSTTGNTAHVAERISQLAGPGLVDLHDIADSALAGLDDYPCLIFGISTWDFGEQQLDWQDLWPALDSLDLHGRRCALFGLGDQLGYGDWYLDAMGLLHQRLQAAGACIVGAWPNSADYDFNASLALNDRGDCFVGLALDEDSQRSDTDQRLACWLPQVLAAFGLSG
- a CDS encoding MFS transporter, translating into MNTLLRLFLPFALGYFLSYLFRVISAVVAPALTADLQLDAATLGLISSSYFLTFAACQIPLGVLLDRIEVRKLAAVLLLFAATGSLVFALADSALGLLVGRGLIGIGVSACLMAAFKAYVIWLPAARLPLVNGLQLACGGLGALAATSPVEWLLGITDWRGLFLGMALLCLLASLLLWLLVPKRPGVPAAVSEAVAKLSVIQVMLDPRFYRVAPASVLSQASFIALQSLWVGAWLRDVMGLSDAAAADVLFVCAAGMVAGFLLMGLIADRVQHLGLAPRQLSLGGIAAFVCLLVLLQFDSGTPSLLLWGLLGFFGTSGTLMFAGLAQQFPPSQSGRVSTSLNLGIFVGAFVMQWGLGGIVQLWPASATGQYPAMAYRVAFGVACLVPATGLLWYALCTRRPQPDSPNAAST
- the nhaD gene encoding sodium:proton antiporter NhaD; amino-acid sequence: MGSSNGQKPRLSASCATLFSPRTATPARYPIAGLSIVLCLCGLLGTAPALAATSAQGTVPDLTTSLYGVVAILIFVLAYIFVIGEEFFLLRKSKPMIVAAGLIWLLTGIAYAVHGDTETAGPALQHNILEYAEMFLFLLAAMTFVTTLEERQVFGALRTWLIVRQFSLRQVYWITGALAFVLSPVADNLSTALLMGAVVLAVGNGNRQFVTVGSINIVIAANAGGAFSPFGDITTLMVWQEGLVPFSEFGHLFLPSLVNWLVPALLMYRAVEQSPPASNLHANVQMRQGALPIIGIFLGTIVCSVLINSRLNMSPALGMMTGLGVLKLYGYRLARREPALRDTGHLSQYQAENITDMEPTQGDHTDVVRRFDIFHVVERASWDTLMFFYGVVLAVGGLAQLGYLSLASEHVYGTLGPTLANIAVGVLSAVIDNIPVMLAVLRMAPEMNMDQWLLVTLTAGVGGSLLSIGSAAGIALMGQAHGVYTFMSHLRWAWAIALGYALSVLCHLWLSGI
- the prfB gene encoding peptide chain release factor 2; this encodes MEINPIINALKDIGERAGSLRVYLDYDVKKERLEEVSRELESASVWDDPANAQKLGRERAQLEDVVETLDALESGSTDARELLDMAVEEDDEDTVAEVEKEVAALVARLETLEFRRMFSGEADMNNAFLDIQSGSGGTEAQDWANIMLRMFLRWGEDKGFKTELVEVSEGEVAGIKSATIRFEGEYAFGWLRTETGVHRLVRKSPFDSGGRRHTSFASVFVSPEIDDNVEIDINPADLRVDVYRASGAGGQHVNRTESAVRITHVPTNTVVQCQSQRSQHQNKDFCMKQLRSKLYELEMLKRSEAAQALEDSKADIGWGSQIRSYVLDDSRIKDLRTGVQTSNCDRVLDGDLDMFIEASLKAGL